A window of the Candidatus Sulfotelmatobacter sp. genome harbors these coding sequences:
- a CDS encoding aldehyde dehydrogenase family protein, whose translation MEVGTRPVPVTVGDLDREVATVREHAERWARLGIAGKIRHLRAMRMRTIEQAATWAELGARAKGVAGSPLAGEEWFSGPYALLAMIDALGATLGDLARFGAPHVPHAPRVRADGQVVVDVFPVSTADKLLLSGIRAETWMEPGVPQETVLTEYAASFYRRERPAGRVTLVLGAGNIASIPPLDVLTVLYAHGSSAILKLNPVNAYLQPVFERIFASLIEEDVLRIVGGGADVGAYLCSHPAVDAIHLTGGERTHDAIVFGTGPDGAQRKREGRPLLDKPVSSELGNVTPVVVVPGPWSAPDLAFQAAHVATMKLHNAGANCIAAQVLVVPAEWSQTPRFVTAVDDALRAAPARPTYYPGVSRTERAFLTGLDAAGDPLFREELFAPVLGQTALPGADPETFLRNAVAFCNEQARGTLGVSILIHPRTITALGPAFDDAVAALRYGCVAINTWPGVGFLLPTATWGAYPGNTLADVGSGIGVVHNAFLFDRPQKTVVRAPFAPFPRSLGDGEPTLLPTPPWFVTHRRADSVARKMFAYTAKPSLPRMAATALAAMRA comes from the coding sequence ATGGAAGTCGGCACCCGACCCGTGCCGGTAACGGTCGGCGACCTCGATCGCGAGGTCGCTACGGTGCGGGAGCATGCCGAGCGCTGGGCGCGCCTGGGGATCGCCGGGAAGATCCGTCATCTGCGGGCGATGCGCATGCGCACGATCGAGCAGGCCGCGACGTGGGCCGAGCTGGGCGCGCGCGCCAAGGGCGTCGCCGGCAGCCCGCTGGCAGGCGAGGAATGGTTCTCCGGTCCCTACGCGCTGCTGGCGATGATCGACGCGCTCGGCGCGACGCTCGGTGACCTCGCGCGCTTCGGTGCGCCGCACGTTCCGCACGCGCCGCGCGTCCGCGCCGACGGACAGGTCGTGGTCGACGTCTTCCCGGTCTCGACGGCGGACAAGCTGCTGCTCAGCGGCATACGCGCCGAGACGTGGATGGAGCCGGGCGTCCCGCAAGAGACGGTGCTCACCGAGTACGCCGCCTCGTTCTACCGGCGCGAGCGGCCCGCGGGGCGGGTGACCCTGGTGCTCGGCGCCGGCAACATCGCCAGCATTCCGCCGCTCGACGTGCTGACGGTCCTGTACGCGCACGGGAGCAGCGCGATCCTCAAGCTCAACCCGGTCAACGCGTATCTGCAGCCGGTGTTCGAGCGCATCTTCGCCTCGCTGATCGAGGAAGACGTCCTGCGCATCGTCGGCGGCGGCGCCGACGTCGGCGCGTACTTGTGCTCGCACCCGGCCGTTGACGCGATCCACTTGACCGGCGGCGAGCGCACGCACGACGCGATCGTCTTCGGCACCGGTCCGGACGGCGCGCAGCGCAAACGCGAGGGCCGGCCGCTGCTCGACAAGCCGGTCAGCAGCGAGCTGGGCAACGTCACGCCGGTCGTCGTCGTGCCGGGGCCGTGGAGCGCGCCCGACCTGGCCTTTCAAGCCGCGCACGTCGCGACGATGAAGCTGCACAACGCCGGTGCCAACTGCATCGCCGCGCAAGTACTGGTCGTGCCGGCCGAATGGTCGCAGACGCCGCGCTTCGTGACGGCCGTCGACGACGCGCTGCGCGCCGCGCCGGCGCGGCCGACCTACTATCCCGGCGTCTCGCGCACCGAGCGCGCCTTCCTCACCGGCCTCGACGCCGCCGGCGATCCGCTGTTCCGGGAGGAGCTGTTCGCGCCGGTCCTGGGTCAGACCGCACTGCCCGGCGCCGATCCGGAGACGTTCCTGCGCAACGCGGTCGCGTTCTGCAACGAGCAGGCGCGCGGTACGCTCGGCGTGAGCATCCTGATCCACCCGCGCACGATCACCGCGCTCGGTCCCGCCTTCGACGACGCGGTGGCCGCGCTGCGCTACGGCTGCGTCGCGATCAACACCTGGCCCGGCGTCGGCTTCTTGCTGCCGACCGCGACCTGGGGCGCCTATCCCGGCAACACGCTGGCCGACGTCGGGAGCGGGATCGGCGTCGTCCACAACGCGTTCCTCTTCGACCGCCCGCAGAAGACCGTCGTGCGCGCGCCGTTCGCGCCGTTCCCGCGTTCGCTGGGCGACGGCGAGCCGACGCTGCTGCCGACGCCGCCGTGGTTCGTCACCCACCGCCGTGCCGACTCGGTCGCGCGCAAGATGTTCGCCTATACCGCGAAGCCGTCGCTCCCACGCATGGCCGCCACCGCGCTCGCCGCCATGCGGGCCTAG
- a CDS encoding glycosyltransferase family 39 protein, whose amino-acid sequence MSPARLFWGATLLVALIGLVLRLKGIHDPIFDHPGWRQGDTAAIARNFAQLQYNPLFPQTDYDGPPPNYVELELQIVPFLAATLYKLFGVHEIFGRLISLCFGVGTIIILAAFGRWLFRSALAGVAAAALFAILPGAWYYSRTFMPDTTMVFFLTAALYAGGRWIVDDDARSWRGWWPAALLLAVAFLAKPVAVLGAIPLAAAALAHLGWRRTLTSVQLWALAAVAFVPLGIYDHIVASHAEWHWASGITKLHVIPSLVGALTSPAAFAAKALAFGHALRMLATTMLGPVGIVLAILGFCVPLRSRSDALLWGWLAGGLLYAYVVVTVERVDYYLYPLLPLGALTAGRFAAFVAERWGDESQRRATLAGLGAIVWLCALVGGYHQIAPYWQWSKANYGRAKQLDATLAPGALIVMGHYDPSILYTIDRKGWEEDPHLWTPFDEQSAIRKGARYFVAVENARLKETNLELYCWLSRFPVLDPAAAWPVYETDPAKVLPGAEERWRAFRRREAAGTYANWRQVWKSAPDPCR is encoded by the coding sequence GTGAGCCCCGCGCGCCTATTTTGGGGCGCGACGCTGCTGGTCGCGCTCATCGGCCTCGTGCTGCGCCTCAAAGGCATCCACGATCCGATCTTCGATCATCCCGGCTGGCGGCAAGGCGACACCGCCGCGATCGCGCGCAACTTCGCGCAGCTGCAGTACAACCCGCTCTTCCCGCAGACCGACTACGACGGGCCGCCCCCGAACTACGTCGAGCTCGAGCTGCAGATCGTGCCGTTCCTGGCCGCCACGCTCTACAAGCTGTTCGGCGTGCACGAGATCTTCGGCCGGCTGATCTCGCTGTGCTTCGGCGTCGGCACGATCATCATTCTCGCCGCCTTCGGTCGCTGGCTGTTTCGCAGCGCGCTCGCGGGCGTTGCGGCGGCCGCGCTGTTCGCGATTCTGCCGGGGGCGTGGTACTACAGCCGGACGTTCATGCCCGACACGACGATGGTCTTCTTCCTCACCGCGGCGCTGTACGCGGGCGGACGATGGATCGTCGACGACGACGCGCGTTCGTGGCGCGGCTGGTGGCCGGCCGCGCTGCTGCTGGCGGTGGCGTTCCTCGCCAAGCCCGTCGCGGTGCTGGGGGCGATACCGCTCGCGGCCGCCGCTCTCGCGCACCTGGGCTGGCGCCGCACGCTGACGAGCGTGCAGCTGTGGGCACTGGCGGCGGTGGCGTTCGTGCCGCTGGGCATCTACGATCACATCGTCGCCTCGCACGCGGAGTGGCATTGGGCCAGCGGCATCACCAAGCTGCACGTCATCCCCTCGCTGGTCGGCGCGCTGACCTCGCCGGCGGCGTTCGCCGCGAAGGCGCTGGCGTTCGGCCACGCGCTGCGCATGCTGGCGACGACGATGCTCGGGCCGGTCGGCATCGTGCTGGCGATCCTAGGCTTCTGCGTCCCGCTGCGCTCGCGCAGCGACGCGCTGCTGTGGGGCTGGCTCGCCGGCGGGCTGCTCTATGCGTACGTCGTCGTCACCGTCGAGCGGGTCGACTACTACCTGTATCCGCTGCTGCCGCTGGGTGCGCTGACGGCGGGCCGCTTCGCGGCATTCGTGGCCGAGCGCTGGGGTGACGAGTCGCAGCGGCGCGCGACGCTGGCGGGGCTGGGCGCGATCGTATGGCTGTGCGCGCTCGTGGGCGGCTATCACCAGATCGCGCCGTACTGGCAGTGGAGCAAAGCCAACTACGGGCGTGCCAAACAGCTCGATGCGACCCTCGCGCCCGGCGCGCTGATCGTGATGGGGCACTACGACCCCTCGATCCTATACACGATCGACCGCAAGGGCTGGGAGGAAGACCCGCACCTGTGGACGCCGTTCGACGAGCAGAGCGCGATCCGCAAAGGCGCGCGCTACTTCGTCGCCGTCGAGAACGCGCGCTTGAAGGAGACGAACCTCGAGCTGTACTGCTGGCTGAGCCGCTTCCCCGTGCTCGACCCGGCGGCGGCCTGGCCGGTCTACGAGACCGATCCCGCGAAGGTGCTCCCCGGCGCGGAAGAACGCTGGCGCGCGTTCCGCCGCCGCGAAGCGGCCGGAACCTACGCTAACTGGAGGCAGGTATGGAAGTCGGCACCCGACCCGTGCCGGTAA
- a CDS encoding GtrA family protein, with the protein MIDRFALHRRRGVRQFVKFGIVGASGFVVNLVLFTLLQRVVPNHAAAGPYYTIYSISFLAGGVSNWLLNRVWTFRSSSHPGKEGLQFMTVSVLALLVGLAVSAVVAPYLGHGHKTWFVATCAGIVVNFFVNKYWTFRSA; encoded by the coding sequence TTGATCGACCGCTTCGCGCTCCACCGCCGCCGCGGCGTGCGCCAGTTCGTCAAGTTCGGCATCGTCGGCGCGTCCGGATTCGTGGTGAACCTGGTGCTGTTCACGCTGCTGCAGCGCGTGGTGCCGAACCACGCCGCGGCGGGGCCCTACTACACGATCTACTCGATCTCGTTCTTGGCCGGCGGCGTCTCGAACTGGCTCCTCAACCGCGTCTGGACGTTCCGCTCCTCGAGCCATCCGGGCAAGGAAGGCCTGCAGTTCATGACCGTCTCGGTGCTGGCGCTGCTGGTCGGCTTGGCCGTGTCCGCGGTGGTCGCGCCGTACTTGGGCCACGGCCACAAGACGTGGTTCGTCGCGACCTGCGCGGGCATCGTCGTGAACTTCTTCGTCAACAAGTACTGGACGTTCCGGTCCGCGTGA
- a CDS encoding PIN domain-containing protein, whose protein sequence is MTEIARAVIDTGIWIDIYLQNYITPPPKQPYCDILDAFFDAEFVPVYSQASFDELLRMLTTSRRVARAHNLNPASAGAFVGLIFAKAGEEVVIPGTLAVSTDRDDNPIIETAYVGRVDYLVADDAHFHEPAVLALMKSLGTEVLYSKQFRRELRRRREASERADARDVANASSDTGE, encoded by the coding sequence ATGACCGAGATTGCGCGCGCCGTGATCGATACAGGCATCTGGATTGATATCTATCTTCAGAACTACATCACGCCGCCACCTAAGCAGCCGTACTGCGACATACTAGATGCCTTCTTTGATGCAGAGTTTGTCCCAGTATACAGTCAAGCATCCTTCGATGAGCTTCTGCGGATGCTGACGACGAGCCGACGCGTCGCGCGCGCACATAATCTGAATCCAGCGAGTGCCGGGGCCTTTGTTGGACTCATCTTCGCTAAGGCCGGCGAAGAGGTAGTGATCCCAGGAACGCTCGCAGTCAGTACCGATCGTGATGACAATCCAATCATCGAGACAGCCTACGTCGGTCGCGTTGACTACCTCGTCGCAGACGATGCTCATTTTCACGAACCTGCTGTGCTAGCTCTGATGAAGTCTCTTGGGACCGAAGTGCTCTACTCGAAGCAGTTTCGCCGAGAGCTTCGCCGCCGACGCGAGGCCTCAGAACGTGCAGACGCGCGGGATGTCGCCAATGCAAGTTCCGACACGGGTGAATAA